The sequence below is a genomic window from Paenibacillus silvisoli.
TTTTGCATATAGTACGGGCTCATTCATTCCTACTCTTAATGTATCAGCAAATATGATCCATAATAGATCGAAATATTGCAGGTTTATACTCTATTTTGATATCGTTTAGAAAAAAGCCCCAGCAAGGAGCGCACCTGAATGAAACCCGTCCGCATTGATGCTCAGCCGGAATTTCCGTTCGCCTTGACCTACCGGGACACCAAGCCGCCGCAGCGGGAGCTGCCCGATCACCTGCACGATTGGTACGAGCTCGTCTACGTCCACAGCGGCAAAGGCTCATTCTTTATCGACCGGACGATCTATGACATGCGCGCAGGCGATCTATTCATTCTCCCCGGCAGCACGATCCATCGCGCGTTCCCGGACAAAGACGAGCCCGTCACCTCGACGGCGCTGTTTCTCAGCCCGATTCTGGTCGAGCAGCCGTCGCTCGGCGAAGCGTTCTCCTATCTGCAATGCTTCGAGCAAAGCCGAGCCAGCCGCAGCTTCAAGCTGGAGTGCCCGCCTGAGCTGCAGTCGCGCATAGAGCTTTGTCTAGACGAGATGGAGACCGAGCTTCGGTTGGGGCGGATCGGTTATCGCCATGCCGTCGTGCTGCTGACCGAGCAGCTGCTCCTCGCCGTTAACCGGGAGAAGAGCGGCGAGCTCAGGCCGAAGAGCTTGTCCTCGTTCAGCGGCCCTGCATGGATGCGGGATATTCTGCTCTACATCGACCACCGCTTCACCGAGGACATCGGCCTCGGCAGTCTGTGCGCCCGCGCGGCCGTCAGCCCGGCGCATTTCAGCCGCGTGTTCAAGCAGTTGACGGGCATGAACGTCACCGGCTTCATCGCCGCCAAGCGCATCATCCGTGCCAAAGAGCTGCTGCTCGAGACGGACGACAGCATCGCCACGATCGCCGCCGCGTGCGGGTTCGAGAGCATGCCCCATTTTCACCGCGTGTTCAAGGGGATCGTCGGGTTGACGCCGGCGGCGTTCCGGCAGCAGGCGGAATGAAAATAAGCCCTGATCGCTTGGTGATCAGGGCTTATGGCAAAATACAACATTCTCTACTCTCGCCACGCGTGCTAGACGCCTAAACGCCGACCGTAACCCCCAGCCTCCAGAACGCAATCCGCTCCCGATTCCACGTATACGTGACATAAAGCTCGTCGCCGGCAGAGACGATGGCCGGATAAGAGTACTCCCCCGCTTCTTCCTCGAGCACGAATTCATCGCCCCACGTATGACCGTTATCGATCGAGAACCGAATGACAAGCGGCGTCCGCGGGCTGTCCGTCGCATAGCCGCTGACCGGGTTGTACACGAGCGCCAGCGTCCCGTTATCCAGCTTCGCGACATCGATGCCGCTGTTATTGTTCGGCAGCAGCGTCTGATACGCTTCGCACCACGTTTGCCCGCCGTCGACCGAATCGCTGCGGTAGATAAAGCCCTCCGTGCTGCGCAGCAGCATATGCACGCGAAGCTCGGCCGAGGACCATAGGGTCGGCTGAATCAGCCCTTTCGCGAACCAGTGATCGGTGCCGACATAGCTGGACAGGTCCATCGGCACATGCTCGCTCTTCTCCCACGTGCGGCCGCCGTCCGCCGACCGATCGACAAACGCTTCCCAAATTTGTTTGCCGGGCGCATCGGGGTCATGCCGTTCAATCGATGACGGCGCCAGAATCGTCCCGTTCGGCAGGACGATCGGCTTGTTCCGAACCGGGCCGCGGCCGCCGATATCCCCTTCAACCAACTCCCGCGGCGCACGCCAAGTGAGGCCGCCGTCTTCGGACACGGTCACGCGCGTGAACCAGTCCGTAATTTCATGTCCGACTTTGTAAAACAAGACAAGCATATGCTCATGTACGAAAAGCACCGGGTTCCAATGGGCGATGCCTTCCTCGTCAGCCGCTTTATACGGCGCCGACCACTCGCCGCCTTCGCCGCGGCGCGACATCCAGATCGCCACATCGCTCGACTTCTCATGCTTTCCGGCAAACCAGGCCGCGACAACGCCTCCTCCGGGCAACACCGCAACGGTAGAAGCGTGGGAGCTTTGGAAAGGCTGTTCACCTTGAAATATATATTGTTTTTCAGAAACGACGTCGATCATCACTGAATGCCTCCTTCTGCGATTGAATGTTATTGTCCAGCCTATCGTAATTGGAGGCGCGGAGCCGGGCAATTGGCATCTTTCGCCCGCTTCCCGATTTTCGTCACAAATCCGTAAAACCTTACCCATTGTGCATATTTGCACAATGGGCAATAATATGAGCAGGACTCATTCCCAGGAAAGGAGCAGCGTAGGTCGTGACCTTTCATTCCAAACCATCGTTACGCGATCAGAAAAAAGAAGCGACGGCCAGCGCGCTGGCTGAGGTCGCCTTCGAGCTGGCGCTCGAGCACGGGCTGGACGGCTTCGTTGTCGATGACGTCGTGCAGCGGGCCGGCTTCTCCAGAAGAACGTTCGCCAACTATTTCTCCTGTAAGGAGGACGCGGTGGCGGCCGGGGCGATTACGATCAAAAACCCCGATGCCTACGAATCGTATCTTGCAGGCTTGCCCAAAGACACCTCCCCGCTCGAATTGATGTACCTGCTGCTCAAAATGCAGCTCACCACCGCGTTCATGCAGCAGCTGCGCCAATTCGTCTCGCTGTCGAAGCGGCATCCTACGCTTGAGCCCTATCTGCTCAGCGTATTTCACCGGCTGCAGATGAGCGCTCAGGAAGTGATGAACGAGTTCTCTCAAGGGCGATATCCCAAAGGGTATACCCATCTCCTCGCTGGGGCAGTGTACGGGGCGTTCATGCCGTTACTGGACGGCAGCCTGAATGTTCACCTGCCGGGTCAAGCGGAAGAGGCTGCCGAAGGCGCACTCCCGTTCGAGCAATATTTGGAGTCGATTTTCGCCTATTTACGAAACGGCTTCTAAATCAGACATAAAGGAGCACACCATTCCATGTCCACATTTTTGTACAAGCTCGGGAAAGCCGCTTACGACAAGCCTTGGCATTTCCTCGTGAGCTGGATCATCGTTCTTGGCATCGTCGTCGGCATGATCGGCGTCAACGGCATTCATTCCAGCTCGGAAATGAAAATCGAAGGCACCGAATCGCAAAAGGTGCTGGATCAATTGGCGGCGGAGCTTCCGGCCGCATCCGGCGGACAAGCCAGCATCGTGTTTACCGCGCCGGAAGGCGAACGGCTGGATACGAAAGAGCGGATTCCGCTCATCCAGAAAGCCGTGAACGACGTTTATCAGCTGGAGTATGTCATCAATCCGGCTGAATTGGCGGCGCAAGCCGGGGCCGCAGCCGGCGATCAGGCAGCACAAGCGCCGGCCGGAGACGCCAGCGCCGACGCCGGCAAAGCAGCAGCGGCTACCCAAGCTGCTTCCGCTCCGTACGGCCCGCTGATCGTAGACGGCGTGCCGGTCATCGGCGTCATGATTTCCGCCGACGGCAGCGTGGCGCTGTTCCAGTTCCAATTTACCGTCCAACAGACATCGCTGCCCGCATCCGTTCCGGATACGGTCATGGGTGCCGTTACGAACGCCGTACAGCAGGATGCCGGCATCACCGTCATCCCGAGCGAATCGCTCGCGACCAAAACCGCGATCGGATCGACGGAAGCCGTCGGCATCGTTGTGG
It includes:
- a CDS encoding AraC family transcriptional regulator — translated: MKPVRIDAQPEFPFALTYRDTKPPQRELPDHLHDWYELVYVHSGKGSFFIDRTIYDMRAGDLFILPGSTIHRAFPDKDEPVTSTALFLSPILVEQPSLGEAFSYLQCFEQSRASRSFKLECPPELQSRIELCLDEMETELRLGRIGYRHAVVLLTEQLLLAVNREKSGELRPKSLSSFSGPAWMRDILLYIDHRFTEDIGLGSLCARAAVSPAHFSRVFKQLTGMNVTGFIAAKRIIRAKELLLETDDSIATIAAACGFESMPHFHRVFKGIVGLTPAAFRQQAE
- a CDS encoding sialidase family protein translates to MIDVVSEKQYIFQGEQPFQSSHASTVAVLPGGGVVAAWFAGKHEKSSDVAIWMSRRGEGGEWSAPYKAADEEGIAHWNPVLFVHEHMLVLFYKVGHEITDWFTRVTVSEDGGLTWRAPRELVEGDIGGRGPVRNKPIVLPNGTILAPSSIERHDPDAPGKQIWEAFVDRSADGGRTWEKSEHVPMDLSSYVGTDHWFAKGLIQPTLWSSAELRVHMLLRSTEGFIYRSDSVDGGQTWCEAYQTLLPNNNSGIDVAKLDNGTLALVYNPVSGYATDSPRTPLVIRFSIDNGHTWGDEFVLEEEAGEYSYPAIVSAGDELYVTYTWNRERIAFWRLGVTVGV
- a CDS encoding TetR/AcrR family transcriptional regulator — encoded protein: MTFHSKPSLRDQKKEATASALAEVAFELALEHGLDGFVVDDVVQRAGFSRRTFANYFSCKEDAVAAGAITIKNPDAYESYLAGLPKDTSPLELMYLLLKMQLTTAFMQQLRQFVSLSKRHPTLEPYLLSVFHRLQMSAQEVMNEFSQGRYPKGYTHLLAGAVYGAFMPLLDGSLNVHLPGQAEEAAEGALPFEQYLESIFAYLRNGF